The Arthrobacter russicus genome has a segment encoding these proteins:
- the rpsD gene encoding 30S ribosomal protein S4: MANNTRARRTVRISRALGIALTPKAAKYLERRPYGPGEHGRARKKQDSDYAVRLREKQRLRSQYGIREAQMTRVFEEARRTKGLTGENLVELLEMRLDALVLRAGFARTIAQARQLVVHRHIMVDGARVDRPSFRVSEGQLIHVHPRSEVMAPLQVAAAGAHRDVLPAVPGYLDVKLESLQARLVRRPKRSEVPVTCEEQLVVEFYAR, from the coding sequence GTGGCTAACAACACACGTGCCCGCCGGACGGTCCGCATTTCGCGTGCCCTCGGCATTGCTTTGACTCCGAAGGCCGCCAAGTACCTCGAGCGCCGTCCGTACGGCCCGGGCGAGCATGGCCGGGCCCGCAAGAAGCAGGACTCCGACTACGCGGTTCGGTTGCGCGAAAAGCAGCGTCTGCGTTCGCAGTACGGCATCCGCGAAGCCCAGATGACCCGGGTCTTCGAAGAAGCCCGCCGCACCAAGGGCCTGACCGGTGAAAACCTGGTTGAGCTGTTGGAAATGCGTCTGGACGCCCTGGTGCTGCGTGCCGGCTTCGCACGCACCATCGCCCAGGCCCGTCAGCTGGTTGTGCACCGTCACATCATGGTCGACGGCGCCCGCGTTGACCGCCCGTCGTTCCGGGTCAGCGAAGGCCAGCTCATCCACGTGCACCCGCGCAGCGAAGTCATGGCTCCGTTGCAGGTCGCCGCGGCTGGCGCGCACCGCGACGTGCTGCCGGCGGTTCCGGGATACCTGGACGTCAAATTGGAAAGCCTCCAGGCCCGCCTGGTGCGCCGCCCGAAGCGCAGCGAAGTTCCGGTCACCTGCGAAGAGCAGCTGGTCGTGGAATTCTACGCACGCTAA
- the aroC gene encoding chorismate synthase: protein MLRWLTAGESHGPALTGIIEGLPSGIELSTQDIQTALARRRLGYGRGARMKFEQDQVQLLGGVRHGRTQGGPVAITVGNTEWPKWEQIMSADAVDPAELAGQGRNAPLTRPRPGHADFTGMQKYGFDEARPVLERASARETAMRVALGAVAARFLDQLGITLVSHTVAVGTVAVPEGTALPEAADVLALDADPLRCFDRETSGAMVAEVDAAHKEGETLGGVVEVLAYGLPPGLGSYVHWDRRLDSRLAGALMGIQAIKGVEVGDGFKTAQRRGTAAHDEIVKDDDGAVRRMSNRAGGIEGGMSIGDVLRVRAAMKPIATVPRALRTIDVATGEPAKAHHQRSDVCAVPAAGVVAEAMVALVLAESVLEKFGGDSLPETARNLAAYLANIPQALGSQPL, encoded by the coding sequence ATGTTGCGTTGGCTTACTGCCGGTGAATCCCATGGCCCGGCACTGACCGGGATCATCGAGGGTCTGCCCTCCGGCATCGAATTGAGCACCCAGGACATCCAAACCGCACTCGCCCGCCGCAGGCTCGGTTATGGCCGTGGTGCCCGGATGAAATTCGAACAGGACCAAGTGCAGCTGCTCGGCGGCGTCCGGCACGGCCGTACCCAGGGCGGCCCGGTCGCGATCACCGTCGGCAATACCGAATGGCCCAAATGGGAACAGATCATGTCCGCCGACGCGGTGGACCCGGCGGAGTTGGCAGGCCAGGGCCGGAACGCGCCATTGACCCGGCCGCGCCCCGGGCACGCGGATTTCACCGGAATGCAGAAGTACGGCTTCGATGAAGCCCGCCCGGTTCTGGAACGGGCCAGCGCCCGGGAGACCGCCATGCGCGTCGCATTGGGTGCCGTGGCGGCCAGATTCCTGGACCAGCTCGGCATCACCCTGGTCAGCCACACCGTTGCGGTCGGCACCGTAGCGGTGCCGGAAGGCACGGCATTGCCGGAGGCAGCCGATGTGCTCGCCCTGGATGCCGATCCGTTGCGATGCTTCGACCGGGAGACCTCCGGAGCGATGGTGGCCGAGGTCGATGCGGCGCACAAGGAAGGCGAAACGCTCGGCGGCGTGGTCGAGGTTCTAGCCTACGGCCTTCCGCCGGGTTTGGGCAGCTACGTGCACTGGGACCGGCGACTCGATTCCCGACTGGCCGGAGCGCTGATGGGAATCCAAGCGATCAAGGGCGTCGAAGTCGGCGACGGGTTCAAAACCGCGCAACGGCGGGGCACTGCGGCCCATGACGAGATCGTCAAGGACGACGACGGCGCAGTCCGCCGGATGAGCAACCGGGCCGGGGGCATCGAAGGCGGGATGAGCATCGGCGATGTGTTGCGGGTGCGTGCCGCAATGAAGCCGATCGCCACGGTGCCGCGCGCATTGCGCACCATCGACGTGGCTACCGGTGAGCCGGCGAAGGCGCATCACCAGCGTTCCGATGTCTGCGCGGTCCCGGCAGCCGGGGTGGTCGCCGAAGCCATGGTGGCACTCGTGCTGGCAGAGTCCGTCCTGGAGAAGTTCGGCGGCGATTCGCTGCCCGAAACCGCCCGGAACCTGGCGGCTTATCTGGCGAACATCCCGCAAGCCCTGGGCTCCCAACCGCTGTGA
- the alaS gene encoding alanine--tRNA ligase, with protein sequence MKTQDIAQRWLDFFESKGHAVVPSASLISADPSILFNIAGMVPFIPYLTARETPPWPRATSVQKCIRTGDIEEVGKTVRHGTFFQMCGNFSFGDYFKEQAISYAWELLTTPQDQGGYGLDPDRLWVTVYEDGDEKDEEARAIWRDKIGIPDERIQGTGKADNFWSTGQPGPGGPCSEIFYDRGAEYGLDGGPVADETRYIEIWNLVFMQYQLSAVRSKVDFDIAGDLPNRNIDTGLGLERLAMILQGVENMYETDQVRPVLDAAAELAGKEYTSTEDPADPHHADDVRLRVVADHIRSALMLISDGVAPSNEGRGYVLRRLIRRAVRAMRLMGVEKPCLPTLLPVSRDAMKGFYPIVAEDFERISRIAYAEEKSFLRTIASGTARLDEAVTESKAKNQPLSGAEAFALHDTYGFPIDLTLEMASEAGLSVDEAGFRALMLEQRQRAQADSREKKSAHADLSVFNDLLAQGQTVFTGYTELDGESTVRGILAGGQPVSQAGQGEEIELVLAETPFYAEAGGQAADTGLITGDGFVVEVLDVQRPVKGLSVHKAIVREGELPEGAVVRAAVDRERRHAAEQAHTGTHIVHAALHQILGPEALQRGSFNKAGYLRFDFAWGEGLSAATRSEIEEVSNLAIRNNYAVQTSEMPIEEAKALGAMALFGENYGSRVRVVEIDGAWSRELCGGTHVDTTSLIGSLTLLGEQSVGSGNRRVEAFVGMDAFRHLAAERALVTELTELMKVPSNQLADRIGSTLAKLRAAEKELDRLRKEQLTAAAGRLAGTAQQAGKISLLTHDAGQVASADDLRSLALDLRERLGSAAAAVALTGTASGRPLVLVATNEAARSAGVKAGALVKIAAGVLGGGGGGKDDVAQGGGSDPAQVPAALAAIRQAVDAI encoded by the coding sequence ATGAAAACGCAGGACATCGCCCAGCGCTGGCTCGATTTCTTCGAGAGCAAGGGCCACGCCGTCGTGCCCTCCGCGTCGCTGATCTCGGCGGATCCATCGATCCTTTTCAACATTGCCGGAATGGTGCCCTTCATCCCTTATCTGACCGCGCGGGAGACCCCGCCCTGGCCGCGCGCCACGAGCGTGCAGAAGTGCATCCGCACCGGAGACATCGAGGAAGTCGGCAAAACCGTCCGGCACGGCACGTTCTTCCAGATGTGCGGCAACTTCTCCTTCGGCGACTACTTCAAGGAGCAGGCGATCAGCTATGCCTGGGAGCTGCTGACCACGCCCCAGGATCAGGGCGGGTATGGTCTGGACCCGGATCGGCTCTGGGTCACGGTCTATGAAGACGGCGACGAAAAAGACGAAGAAGCGCGCGCGATTTGGCGCGACAAGATCGGCATCCCCGACGAGCGGATTCAAGGGACCGGCAAGGCGGACAACTTCTGGAGCACCGGGCAGCCCGGCCCGGGTGGACCCTGTTCCGAGATTTTCTACGATCGCGGCGCGGAATACGGTTTGGACGGCGGACCGGTGGCCGACGAGACCCGCTACATCGAGATCTGGAATCTGGTTTTCATGCAGTACCAGCTGTCCGCAGTGCGCAGCAAGGTCGATTTCGACATCGCGGGCGATCTGCCCAACCGCAATATCGACACCGGGCTCGGCTTGGAACGGCTGGCCATGATCCTGCAGGGCGTGGAGAACATGTACGAGACGGACCAGGTCCGTCCGGTTCTGGACGCCGCCGCAGAACTGGCCGGCAAGGAGTACACCTCCACCGAAGATCCGGCGGATCCGCACCACGCCGACGACGTCCGGCTCCGGGTGGTGGCCGACCACATCCGCTCGGCGTTGATGCTGATCTCCGACGGGGTCGCGCCGTCCAACGAAGGACGCGGCTACGTGCTGCGCCGATTGATCCGCCGTGCGGTTCGCGCCATGCGTCTGATGGGGGTCGAGAAGCCCTGCCTGCCGACGCTCTTGCCGGTGTCCCGGGATGCCATGAAGGGTTTTTACCCGATCGTGGCCGAAGACTTCGAGCGGATCAGCCGGATCGCCTATGCCGAAGAGAAGTCCTTCCTCCGGACCATCGCTTCCGGCACTGCCCGGCTCGACGAGGCGGTCACCGAATCGAAAGCCAAGAACCAGCCGCTGTCCGGAGCCGAAGCTTTCGCTTTGCACGACACCTACGGCTTCCCGATCGACTTGACTCTCGAAATGGCCTCCGAAGCCGGCCTCAGCGTTGACGAGGCCGGGTTCCGTGCCCTGATGCTGGAGCAGCGGCAGCGTGCCCAGGCCGATTCGCGGGAGAAGAAGAGCGCGCACGCAGATCTGAGCGTTTTCAACGATCTGCTGGCCCAGGGCCAGACGGTATTCACCGGCTATACCGAATTGGACGGCGAGTCCACGGTCCGCGGCATCCTGGCCGGCGGGCAGCCGGTCTCCCAAGCCGGGCAGGGCGAAGAAATCGAATTGGTCCTGGCCGAGACGCCGTTCTACGCCGAAGCCGGCGGCCAGGCAGCGGATACCGGTCTGATCACCGGCGACGGCTTCGTGGTCGAGGTGCTGGACGTGCAGCGGCCGGTCAAGGGCCTGAGCGTGCACAAAGCCATCGTGCGCGAAGGGGAGCTGCCGGAAGGCGCCGTGGTGCGCGCCGCAGTGGACCGGGAACGCCGGCACGCCGCGGAGCAGGCGCACACGGGCACGCACATCGTGCATGCCGCACTGCACCAGATCCTGGGTCCGGAAGCGTTGCAGCGGGGCTCCTTCAACAAGGCCGGCTATTTGCGCTTCGACTTCGCCTGGGGCGAGGGGCTCAGCGCCGCGACCCGTTCCGAGATCGAAGAGGTCTCCAACTTGGCCATCCGCAACAATTACGCGGTGCAGACGAGCGAGATGCCGATCGAGGAAGCCAAGGCGCTCGGTGCGATGGCGCTTTTCGGGGAAAACTACGGAAGCCGGGTCCGGGTCGTCGAAATCGACGGCGCCTGGTCGCGGGAACTCTGCGGTGGCACGCACGTCGACACGACCTCGTTGATCGGCAGCCTGACGCTTTTGGGCGAACAGTCCGTCGGCTCGGGCAACCGCCGGGTCGAGGCCTTCGTCGGGATGGACGCCTTCCGGCATCTGGCCGCCGAACGGGCCTTGGTCACCGAGCTCACCGAACTCATGAAGGTGCCGTCGAACCAACTCGCCGACCGGATCGGTTCGACGCTCGCGAAACTCCGGGCTGCGGAGAAGGAACTGGACCGGTTGCGCAAAGAGCAGCTGACTGCCGCAGCCGGCCGATTGGCCGGCACGGCGCAGCAGGCGGGCAAGATTTCGCTGTTGACGCACGACGCCGGTCAGGTGGCCTCGGCGGACGACCTGCGTTCGCTGGCGTTGGATCTGCGTGAGCGGCTCGGCTCGGCTGCAGCCGCCGTCGCCTTGACCGGGACCGCCAGCGGCCGGCCGCTGGTCCTGGTCGCCACGAACGAGGCCGCACGCAGTGCGGGTGTGAAGGCCGGCGCACTGGTCAAGATCGCTGCCGGAGTGCTCGGCGGCGGCGGTGGCGGCAAGGACGATGTGGCCCAGGGCGGCGGCAGCGACCCCGCGCAGGTACCGGCAGCCCTGGCGGCGATCCGGCAGGCCGTGGACGCGATCTGA
- the ruvX gene encoding Holliday junction resolvase RuvX — MASRGVRLGVDVGTVRMGVAQCDPEGILATPLRTVQRDPKRNSDLRVIVKDALELSAVTVYVGLPQTLRGGESGSAALARELAQQLAGMLQDAGSTAEVRLIDERLSSISAHQQLRAAGMTGREQRKVVDQVAAAGILQHALEMEKSIGCAVGEAVAAGPRPGESRSEGDGGQ; from the coding sequence ATGGCCTCCCGAGGAGTCCGGCTCGGCGTCGACGTCGGCACGGTCCGGATGGGGGTGGCGCAGTGCGATCCCGAGGGGATCCTGGCGACGCCTTTGCGGACCGTGCAACGGGATCCGAAGCGCAACTCCGATTTGCGCGTGATCGTGAAGGATGCTCTTGAATTGTCCGCAGTGACCGTCTACGTCGGGTTGCCGCAGACGTTGCGCGGCGGCGAAAGCGGCTCGGCGGCTTTGGCCCGGGAGCTGGCACAGCAGCTTGCCGGGATGCTCCAGGACGCCGGTTCGACCGCGGAAGTCCGTTTGATCGATGAAAGACTCAGCTCGATCAGTGCCCATCAGCAGTTGCGTGCCGCTGGCATGACGGGGCGCGAACAACGTAAAGTAGTGGATCAAGTGGCGGCTGCCGGAATCTTGCAGCACGCTTTGGAGATGGAAAAGTCCATCGGCTGCGCAGTGGGGGAGGCTGTGGCTGCCGGGCCCCGTCCGGGTGAATCCCGGTCGGAAGGCGATGGTGGACAGTGA
- the mltG gene encoding endolytic transglycosylase MltG: MNPIFSDEGNDHAHPGTTDQLSYQPAPGVAPSRRQQRTSRKVKRRRRSVVMFLVLVVFVVAGVLAFQAIRPILNIDPAKDYAGPGEGLVVYTLPDGATGRLVASDLLGKGVVASEAAFIDALNAANATGSLQPGVYPFKLQMKATDAVQVLLTASQQKVHYAPIQQNLRQNEVFDVLSKATQIPVNEFVELAKNPTALGLPAQAPSLEGYLAPGEYIFPTGTTAQQILTKLIDTTKQELTDAGVTDPAQQYRVLTIASIIEAEGNEQNYPMISGAIANRLNNPAGETGGRLESDATVAYGLNIKTYNITAAQKLDTSNPYNTFAKAGLPVGPIGSPKVKAVEAAAKPQANPYYFWVTVNLDTGETLYATTLAEHNANVLKYQAWCQANSGRCS, translated from the coding sequence ATGAACCCGATTTTCTCGGACGAGGGCAATGACCACGCGCACCCCGGGACCACCGATCAGCTGAGCTATCAGCCGGCGCCTGGGGTGGCGCCGTCGCGACGGCAGCAGCGGACGTCGCGGAAGGTGAAGCGCCGCCGCCGGAGCGTGGTGATGTTCCTGGTGCTCGTGGTGTTCGTGGTCGCCGGCGTACTGGCCTTCCAAGCGATCCGGCCGATCTTGAACATCGACCCGGCCAAGGACTATGCCGGGCCCGGCGAGGGGCTGGTCGTCTACACCCTGCCCGACGGCGCCACCGGCCGCCTGGTCGCCTCGGATCTGCTGGGCAAAGGGGTGGTGGCCAGCGAGGCGGCGTTCATCGATGCGCTCAATGCCGCGAACGCGACTGGCAGCCTGCAACCAGGGGTCTATCCGTTCAAGTTGCAGATGAAAGCCACCGATGCGGTCCAGGTCTTGCTCACCGCCTCGCAGCAGAAGGTGCACTACGCCCCGATCCAACAGAATCTCCGGCAAAACGAAGTCTTCGATGTGCTCTCGAAAGCAACCCAGATTCCGGTGAACGAATTCGTGGAACTGGCCAAGAACCCGACCGCGCTGGGCTTGCCCGCCCAGGCTCCGTCGCTCGAAGGGTATCTGGCCCCGGGGGAGTACATCTTCCCCACCGGAACCACCGCGCAGCAGATCCTGACCAAGCTGATCGACACCACGAAGCAGGAACTGACCGACGCCGGGGTTACCGATCCGGCCCAGCAGTACCGAGTGCTGACCATCGCGAGCATCATCGAAGCCGAAGGCAACGAACAGAACTATCCGATGATCTCCGGGGCGATTGCGAACCGGTTGAACAATCCTGCGGGCGAAACCGGTGGCCGACTGGAATCCGATGCGACGGTCGCTTACGGCCTCAATATCAAGACGTACAACATCACCGCCGCGCAGAAGCTGGACACCAGCAATCCCTACAACACGTTCGCCAAGGCCGGCCTGCCGGTCGGGCCGATCGGCTCGCCCAAGGTGAAGGCCGTGGAAGCAGCCGCCAAACCGCAAGCGAATCCTTATTACTTCTGGGTCACCGTCAACTTGGACACCGGTGAGACGCTCTACGCGACGACCTTGGCGGAACACAACGCCAATGTGCTCAAGTACCAGGCCTGGTGCCAGGCGAACAGCGGAAGATGCAGCTGA
- a CDS encoding shikimate dehydrogenase encodes MQLKAAVIGQPIAHSKSPALHRAAYRALGADIDYRLIEVAPADLADFVAQIRAEQNWSGISVTMPHKASMLALVDARDADVQRTGALNTVLVDPADGRLLGRNTDIIGIVHALRHAGVASVQHAALIGGGGTARAALAALKQLDCQRADVYLRDPAKGGDLAELAAVLGLGLTLRPFAEAADPVTGAGAGAAELVISTLPPGVADPLAEALRGTGRGSNLLLDVAYDPWPSRLAHVWSESGGAVVSGLEMLLYQAVAQVAAFSGCDLAGREDVINVMCDSIGLPER; translated from the coding sequence ATGCAGCTGAAAGCAGCGGTGATCGGGCAGCCGATCGCGCATTCGAAGTCCCCGGCCCTGCACCGTGCCGCCTATCGTGCGCTCGGTGCGGACATCGATTACCGGTTGATCGAGGTGGCGCCGGCCGACTTGGCCGATTTCGTGGCGCAGATCCGCGCCGAGCAGAACTGGTCCGGGATTTCAGTCACCATGCCGCACAAGGCGTCGATGCTCGCTCTGGTCGACGCCAGGGACGCAGATGTGCAGCGTACCGGGGCGTTGAACACGGTGCTGGTGGACCCGGCCGACGGCCGGCTGCTCGGCCGCAATACCGACATCATCGGCATCGTGCACGCACTGCGGCACGCCGGAGTCGCCTCCGTGCAGCACGCCGCCCTGATCGGCGGCGGCGGCACGGCACGTGCGGCTTTGGCAGCGCTGAAGCAGTTGGATTGCCAGCGTGCCGATGTCTATCTCCGGGACCCGGCGAAGGGCGGCGACTTGGCCGAGCTCGCGGCTGTGCTGGGACTGGGATTGACGCTGCGGCCGTTCGCAGAGGCCGCGGATCCGGTCACCGGCGCCGGGGCCGGGGCCGCGGAACTGGTGATCAGCACGCTGCCGCCAGGTGTCGCCGATCCGCTTGCGGAAGCTTTGCGCGGCACCGGGCGCGGGTCGAACTTGCTGCTGGATGTGGCTTACGATCCCTGGCCGAGCCGGTTGGCGCACGTCTGGTCGGAGTCCGGCGGCGCAGTGGTTTCCGGACTGGAAATGCTGCTCTACCAAGCGGTGGCACAGGTGGCGGCGTTCAGCGGCTGCGACCTGGCTGGACGCGAGGACGTCATCAATGTGATGTGCGACTCAATCGGGCTGCCTGAGCGCTGA
- a CDS encoding replication-associated recombination protein A, which yields MFDFEYPGGQAPDAARPRARAPLAVRMRPRSVDEVVGQQHLLGDGSPLRRLAGGSSDSAAGPTSVILWGPPGTGKTTLAHVIARGPGRSFVELSAITAGVKDVRRVMDEALTARDLHGRTTVLFLDEIHRFTKAQQDALLPGVENRWVVLVAATTENPSFSVVSPLLSRSLLLTLQPLTDDDIRALVERAAADPRGLDGALDLAPEALDHLVRLASGDARRALTTLEAAAGVALERLEAEGGEATGATLELPDAERAIDAAAVRYDRAGDQHYDVISAFIKSIRGSDVDASMHYLARMLEAGEDPRFIARRLIISASEDIGMADPTALQTAVAAAQAVQLIGMPEGRIILAEAVVHLATAPKSNASYQAINAAIGDVRAGKGTIIPPHLRDAHYPGSKQLGHGKGYVYSHDEPHGVAQQQYPPDDLVGRNYYDPSGNGAERDLALRLERLRGIIRGG from the coding sequence TTGTTCGATTTCGAGTATCCGGGGGGCCAAGCCCCGGATGCTGCCCGTCCCCGCGCCCGGGCCCCCTTGGCGGTGCGGATGCGTCCGCGCAGCGTCGACGAAGTGGTCGGCCAACAGCACCTGCTGGGCGACGGTTCTCCGTTGCGCCGTTTGGCCGGTGGCTCGAGCGATTCGGCGGCCGGTCCGACGTCGGTCATCCTCTGGGGGCCGCCCGGCACCGGCAAGACCACCTTGGCCCATGTGATCGCCCGCGGGCCGGGCCGGAGCTTCGTGGAACTCTCCGCGATCACCGCCGGCGTCAAGGACGTCCGGCGGGTGATGGACGAAGCGCTGACCGCGCGGGATCTGCACGGCCGCACCACGGTGTTGTTCCTGGACGAAATCCACCGCTTCACCAAGGCGCAGCAGGACGCGCTGCTGCCCGGGGTGGAAAACCGCTGGGTGGTCCTGGTCGCCGCGACCACGGAGAATCCTTCGTTTTCGGTGGTCTCGCCGCTGCTCTCCAGATCGCTGCTGCTGACCCTGCAGCCGCTGACCGATGACGACATCCGGGCGTTGGTGGAACGTGCGGCGGCGGATCCGCGCGGCTTGGACGGTGCCTTGGATCTGGCTCCCGAGGCCCTGGACCACTTGGTCCGCTTGGCCAGCGGCGACGCCAGGCGGGCTTTGACCACTCTGGAGGCGGCGGCCGGCGTCGCCCTTGAACGTTTGGAAGCCGAGGGCGGCGAAGCGACCGGCGCAACGTTGGAGCTGCCGGATGCCGAGCGGGCCATCGACGCTGCAGCAGTGCGCTACGACCGGGCGGGAGATCAGCACTATGACGTGATCAGTGCCTTCATCAAATCCATCCGCGGCTCCGATGTGGACGCATCGATGCATTATCTGGCCCGGATGCTCGAAGCCGGTGAGGATCCGCGTTTCATTGCGCGCAGGCTGATCATTTCGGCCAGCGAAGACATCGGAATGGCCGACCCCACCGCGTTGCAGACTGCCGTCGCCGCGGCCCAGGCCGTGCAACTGATCGGCATGCCGGAAGGCCGAATCATTCTCGCCGAGGCGGTGGTGCATTTGGCGACCGCGCCGAAGTCGAACGCCTCCTACCAGGCGATCAATGCCGCCATCGGGGACGTCCGGGCCGGCAAGGGAACGATCATCCCGCCGCATTTGCGGGACGCGCATTACCCTGGGTCGAAGCAGCTGGGCCATGGCAAAGGGTACGTCTATTCGCACGACGAGCCGCATGGCGTGGCGCAACAGCAATACCCGCCGGATGACCTGGTCGGCCGGAACTACTACGATCCATCCGGCAACGGGGCCGAACGTGATTTGGCGCTCCGCCTGGAACGCCTGCGCGGCATCATTCGAGGCGGTTAG
- a CDS encoding DUF948 domain-containing protein — MSGGDIAGLIAAGVFAILVAILAVPVFKLGKVFDELSGTIRSISEGTTPLIDEVTATVSTTNEQLKKVDGMTSNVSDATANLSALSSLIAATVGSPLIKVAAFSYGVREAFAGRKNNPPKAKQSR; from the coding sequence ATGTCAGGTGGAGACATCGCCGGGCTCATCGCTGCGGGCGTCTTCGCGATCCTAGTGGCGATCCTGGCCGTGCCGGTCTTCAAATTGGGCAAGGTCTTCGATGAGCTCAGTGGCACGATCCGGTCGATCAGCGAAGGCACCACGCCGTTGATCGACGAAGTGACGGCAACCGTGAGCACCACGAATGAGCAGCTCAAGAAGGTGGACGGCATGACCTCGAACGTCTCCGATGCCACCGCGAACCTTTCCGCGCTCTCCTCGTTGATCGCAGCCACCGTGGGATCCCCGTTGATCAAGGTCGCGGCCTTCTCCTACGGCGTCCGGGAAGCTTTTGCCGGGCGGAAGAACAATCCGCCCAAAGCCAAGCAGAGCCGCTGA
- the aroB gene encoding 3-dehydroquinate synthase: MSESPTIIKVTGGQPAENYDVVVGRGLLAKLPELLGERVRRVLVVHPRALRLTGDSVRDDLAAAGFTALTAEIPDGEEGKHLQVAGFCWQVLGQNDFTRSDAIVSVGGGAVTDLAGFVAATWLRGVRVVHLPTSLLAMVDAAVGGKTGINTAEGKNLVGAFHPPAAVLADLDALGTLPVNELVSGLAEVVKCGFIADPAILDLIESRPEAVRDPASAELRELIERAIAVKATVVSADLKESGQREYLNYGHTLGHAIELVERYSWRHGAAVSVGMMFAAELSRSVGRLSDEVADRHRSVLAGLGLPTSYRRDRWQGLLDGMRRDKKSRGDLLRFVVLDGLAKPGILEVPDTSLLFAAYQEIAE, translated from the coding sequence GTGAGCGAATCGCCCACCATCATCAAAGTCACCGGTGGCCAGCCTGCGGAAAACTACGACGTCGTCGTCGGCCGCGGACTGCTGGCCAAGCTTCCGGAGCTGCTCGGCGAACGGGTCCGGCGGGTGCTGGTGGTGCACCCGCGGGCGCTCCGGCTGACCGGCGACTCAGTCCGGGATGATCTCGCTGCGGCCGGATTCACGGCGCTGACCGCGGAAATCCCGGACGGTGAAGAAGGCAAGCACCTGCAGGTCGCCGGATTCTGCTGGCAGGTGCTGGGCCAAAACGACTTCACCCGCTCGGACGCGATCGTTTCGGTCGGCGGCGGCGCAGTCACGGATTTGGCGGGCTTCGTGGCGGCCACCTGGTTGCGCGGCGTCCGAGTCGTGCACCTGCCTACGAGCCTGCTCGCGATGGTCGATGCCGCGGTCGGCGGCAAGACCGGGATCAATACCGCCGAAGGCAAGAACTTGGTGGGTGCCTTCCACCCGCCCGCGGCGGTGCTGGCCGATTTGGATGCTTTGGGCACGCTGCCGGTGAACGAACTGGTCTCCGGCCTCGCCGAAGTGGTCAAATGCGGATTCATTGCGGATCCGGCGATCCTGGATCTGATCGAGTCCCGCCCGGAGGCAGTCCGAGACCCCGCTTCGGCCGAACTTCGCGAGCTCATCGAGCGGGCGATCGCGGTCAAAGCCACCGTGGTCTCGGCCGATCTGAAAGAATCCGGCCAGCGGGAGTATCTCAACTACGGGCATACCCTGGGCCATGCGATCGAGCTGGTGGAGCGCTATTCGTGGCGGCATGGTGCAGCGGTTTCGGTCGGCATGATGTTCGCGGCGGAGCTGTCGCGCAGCGTGGGCCGGCTCTCCGACGAGGTCGCCGACCGGCACCGGAGCGTCTTGGCGGGGCTGGGGCTGCCGACCAGCTACCGGCGCGACCGGTGGCAGGGGCTCCTGGACGGGATGCGGCGGGACAAGAAGTCCCGCGGCGATCTGCTGCGTTTCGTGGTGCTGGACGGATTGGCCAAACCCGGCATTCTGGAGGTGCCGGATACCTCGTTGCTTTTTGCGGCCTATCAGGAAATCGCCGAATAG
- a CDS encoding shikimate kinase → MNRLPAHRSIVLIGPMAVGKSTVGAQLARLAGREFLDSDQLFEEKHGPIPAAFSSYGERWFREVEARIIASVLARRDQYVLSLGGGAVLDTGTQQLLGQSTVVFLEADADAVRERIKRGGNRPLLQSADQDPVQRWSQVFADRESVYRRLADLTLDVRDGSPEVLATELMTLLENRPGKEVQ, encoded by the coding sequence GTGAATCGATTGCCCGCGCACCGCAGCATCGTGCTGATCGGCCCGATGGCGGTCGGGAAGTCCACGGTCGGAGCACAGCTGGCCCGGTTGGCGGGTCGGGAATTCTTGGATTCGGATCAGCTGTTCGAGGAGAAACACGGGCCCATTCCGGCCGCGTTCAGCTCCTATGGCGAACGCTGGTTCCGGGAGGTCGAAGCCCGGATCATCGCGTCCGTGCTGGCCCGTCGCGATCAGTACGTGCTCTCCTTGGGCGGCGGCGCGGTGCTGGACACCGGCACCCAGCAATTGCTCGGGCAAAGCACCGTGGTGTTCTTGGAAGCCGATGCCGACGCGGTGCGGGAACGAATCAAGCGCGGCGGCAACCGGCCGCTGCTGCAGAGCGCGGACCAGGATCCGGTGCAACGCTGGAGCCAGGTATTCGCGGATCGGGAATCGGTCTACCGCAGGCTGGCCGATCTGACCCTGGATGTCCGGGACGGCAGCCCGGAAGTCCTGGCAACCGAACTCATGACGTTATTGGAAAATCGACCCGGCAAGGAAGTCCAGTGA